A single region of the Ignavibacteria bacterium genome encodes:
- a CDS encoding PD40 domain-containing protein — translation MKKAFLPLLFLTFTGLVFSQESHTPDALMLRFPDISADKIVFQYAGDLYTVPKTGGTAIRLTSVPGNEIYAKFSPKGDKIVFSGNYDGNADVYLIPATGGVPERLTHNPTPDLVNDWYPDGENILFRSQQNSPSYRYNKLWRQSVAGGMPELLPLEYGEFASVSPDGQKIAFQTLAVESRTWKRYRGGMASDIWIYDFKNNTSEKITDFDGSDGIPMWIGDIIYFLSDRDNNKKLNIWGYNTKTKEVKQYTFYDEYDVKWPSGGNSDIVFENGGKLFVLNLTTGKSTEVKVTIPSDLPQVRPALKNLSKMIFNFDISRDGKRAVFEARGEILTVPAKDGVTRNLTNSSGVAEREPTWSPDGKHIAYFSDKSGEYELYINQADGKGSEKQLTKTGVAFKQGIVWSPDSKNIVFNDNFGNIYIYSITPDKLTKIDKDEFNYFFTFAWSSDSKWLAYDKRVQYGTSAIFVYSMDEGKAKRITSDFYNCANPVFDPKGDYLYFYSLKNFEPTYSDQDNTWIYHNSVNLYAMTLRNDVKDIFAPKNDEVDVKEEKKDEAKKDTLKKDEPKKDEAKKEEKSVKIDFDNIEKRTVLIKKLGNAGSLAAAEGKVFYVQFPKADSWMTGGTLFQFDLDKREQKEITSGVSQFRLSADGKKIMVQTPEGAYSIIDPAPGAKIADGKLDLSNMTATINPREEWKQLYREAWRIERDFFYDPDMHGLDWEKMGKRYEALLPYIVSRSDLNYVIGELIAELNVSHAYVNGGDLENPKSTSVGVLGCDFEADKKAGYYKIAKIYETAPWDASEVRSPLAAPGLNVKEGDYIIAVNGQALDMKADPWKAFQGLADKTVILTINSSPGKEGARDILVKPLGNEQTLRYYAWIEKNRKYVDEKTNGRVGYIYVPSTGIDGQTDLYRQFMGQVNKDALIIDERFNSGGQIPDRFIELLNRKLYNYWVRNGFEDWQTPFVGNFGPKVMLVNGWSGSGGDAFPAYFRAAGLGKIVGKRTWGGLVGITGTPPLIDGGSVTAPSFGYREITGELGIEGYGVDPDYDVENYPHELAKGNDQQLNKAIDLILDALKANPPKKPGKVKYPDKSK, via the coding sequence ATGAAAAAAGCGTTTCTTCCCTTATTGTTTTTGACCTTCACGGGTCTCGTATTCTCTCAGGAGTCCCACACACCTGATGCTCTGATGCTCCGGTTCCCTGACATTTCTGCAGACAAAATTGTCTTTCAGTATGCCGGCGACCTCTACACGGTTCCCAAAACAGGAGGTACAGCGATTAGACTGACTTCTGTACCGGGGAACGAAATCTACGCAAAATTTTCACCCAAAGGGGACAAAATTGTCTTCTCCGGAAATTATGACGGCAATGCGGATGTCTATCTGATACCCGCAACAGGTGGGGTCCCTGAAAGGCTCACCCACAATCCGACACCTGATCTGGTGAACGACTGGTATCCTGACGGAGAGAACATCCTCTTCCGCTCACAGCAAAACTCCCCTTCTTACAGATACAACAAACTCTGGAGACAGTCAGTGGCAGGAGGTATGCCCGAACTTCTCCCTCTCGAATATGGCGAGTTTGCATCTGTCAGCCCTGATGGACAAAAAATTGCTTTCCAGACTCTCGCCGTCGAAAGCAGAACCTGGAAAAGGTATCGCGGTGGTATGGCAAGTGACATTTGGATTTACGATTTTAAGAACAACACTTCCGAAAAAATCACCGACTTCGACGGTTCCGATGGTATCCCGATGTGGATTGGCGATATAATCTATTTCCTGTCCGACCGCGATAACAATAAAAAGCTGAACATCTGGGGATATAACACAAAAACAAAGGAAGTGAAACAATATACTTTCTACGATGAATATGATGTTAAGTGGCCCTCAGGCGGAAACAGCGACATCGTTTTCGAGAACGGAGGCAAGCTTTTTGTTCTTAATCTGACAACCGGGAAATCTACCGAAGTGAAGGTTACTATCCCTTCCGATCTCCCGCAGGTTCGTCCCGCTTTGAAAAATCTTTCAAAAATGATCTTTAATTTTGACATCTCCCGCGACGGCAAAAGAGCTGTGTTCGAAGCCCGCGGTGAAATTCTGACTGTCCCGGCAAAAGATGGTGTTACCAGAAATCTGACAAACTCCTCCGGTGTTGCCGAAAGAGAACCAACCTGGTCGCCCGACGGAAAGCACATTGCATATTTCTCCGACAAATCGGGTGAGTATGAACTCTACATCAACCAGGCTGACGGAAAAGGGAGCGAAAAACAACTCACCAAAACCGGTGTGGCTTTCAAACAGGGTATTGTCTGGTCTCCTGACAGTAAAAACATTGTTTTCAATGACAACTTTGGCAATATTTACATCTACTCGATTACTCCCGACAAACTGACAAAAATCGACAAGGATGAATTCAACTATTTCTTCACCTTTGCCTGGAGTTCCGACAGTAAGTGGCTTGCATACGACAAACGGGTTCAGTACGGCACTTCGGCTATCTTTGTTTACAGCATGGATGAAGGAAAAGCAAAGAGAATCACCTCTGATTTCTACAATTGTGCAAATCCGGTCTTCGATCCAAAGGGTGACTACCTCTACTTCTACAGTCTGAAAAACTTTGAACCGACCTACTCCGACCAGGACAATACCTGGATCTACCACAACTCGGTCAACCTCTATGCAATGACTCTTCGTAACGATGTGAAAGACATCTTCGCTCCAAAAAATGACGAAGTGGATGTGAAGGAAGAGAAAAAGGATGAGGCTAAAAAGGACACTCTTAAAAAAGATGAACCAAAAAAAGATGAGGCTAAAAAAGAAGAAAAATCTGTAAAGATCGACTTCGACAACATCGAAAAAAGAACTGTCCTCATCAAGAAACTTGGCAATGCCGGCTCACTTGCTGCTGCCGAGGGAAAAGTATTCTATGTCCAGTTCCCGAAAGCCGATTCGTGGATGACCGGTGGAACACTCTTCCAGTTCGATCTTGATAAAAGAGAGCAGAAGGAAATTACTTCGGGAGTCAGCCAGTTCAGACTCTCTGCCGACGGCAAAAAAATCATGGTACAAACCCCCGAAGGTGCCTATTCCATCATTGACCCGGCTCCGGGGGCCAAAATTGCCGACGGCAAGCTCGATCTCTCCAATATGACCGCTACCATCAACCCAAGAGAAGAATGGAAACAGCTCTACAGGGAGGCATGGAGAATCGAACGGGACTTCTTCTACGACCCCGATATGCACGGCCTCGACTGGGAAAAAATGGGCAAAAGATATGAAGCTCTCCTTCCATACATCGTTAGCAGAAGTGACCTGAACTATGTTATCGGTGAACTGATTGCCGAATTAAATGTTTCACATGCTTATGTTAATGGCGGCGATCTCGAAAATCCAAAATCAACCTCAGTCGGCGTACTCGGTTGTGATTTCGAAGCCGACAAAAAAGCAGGTTACTACAAAATCGCCAAAATCTATGAAACCGCTCCATGGGATGCCTCCGAAGTAAGATCACCTCTTGCAGCTCCCGGTCTTAATGTGAAAGAGGGCGACTATATCATCGCCGTAAATGGTCAGGCACTCGACATGAAAGCTGATCCATGGAAAGCTTTCCAGGGTCTGGCAGACAAGACGGTTATCCTCACGATCAACTCCTCTCCTGGGAAAGAAGGTGCAAGGGATATCCTCGTAAAACCTCTTGGCAATGAGCAGACACTCAGATATTATGCCTGGATCGAAAAAAACAGGAAATATGTCGATGAGAAGACAAACGGCAGAGTCGGATACATCTATGTGCCTAGCACCGGAATTGACGGGCAGACAGACCTCTACCGCCAGTTTATGGGACAGGTAAACAAGGATGCTCTCATCATCGATGAAAGATTTAACAGTGGTGGTCAGATTCCCGACAGGTTCATCGAACTCTTAAACAGAAAGCTCTACAATTACTGGGTAAGAAACGGCTTCGAGGACTGGCAGACACCATTCGTCGGCAACTTTGGACCAAAAGTCATGCTGGTTAATGGCTGGTCAGGTTCCGGCGGAGATGCATTCCCTGCATACTTCAGAGCTGCAGGTCTCGGTAAAATTGTAGGTAAAAGAACATGGGGCGGTCTCGTCGGCATCACCGGCACTCCCCCGCTAATCGATGGCGGTTCGGTTACAGCTCCTTCATTCGGTTACCGTGAGATTACGGGAGAACTCGGAATCGAGGGCTACGGTGTTGATCCTGATTATGATGTTGAGAACTACCCTCACGAACTCGCGAAAGGGAACGACCAACAGCTCAACAAAGCAATCGACCTTATCCTGGATGCACTGAAAGCGAATCCTCCAAAAAAACCGGGTAAAGTAAAATATCCCGACAAATCCAAATAG
- a CDS encoding GMP synthase — protein MPEKKIKIAIIDLYNGEPNQGMRCIQDHIYEIDTLYEDVPIEYSIFDSRLKGDVPAMDHDIYISSGGPGSPFEDSGRKWETDYFNLIDKIWNHNQKSQDKKHVFFICHSFQMMARFFELGDVVQREKKSFGIVPFALTEDGDQDPVFSNLTDPFYGADFRGWQVIHQNKDKFDSLGAKVLSMELEPAAFYMEPAMMAIRISPEIIGTQFHPEADPPSMYYHFRQPERKIQVVEQYGEKAYYDMIAHLENPVQINHTKKTVLPGFFKNAIESLRINAHSLV, from the coding sequence TTGCCCGAGAAAAAGATCAAAATAGCCATAATAGACCTCTATAACGGAGAACCCAATCAGGGGATGAGATGTATCCAGGATCATATCTATGAAATCGACACTCTGTATGAGGATGTCCCGATAGAATACTCCATTTTCGATTCCCGGCTTAAGGGAGATGTACCCGCCATGGATCACGATATTTATATCTCATCCGGCGGTCCCGGAAGCCCGTTTGAGGATTCAGGCAGAAAATGGGAAACTGACTATTTTAACCTTATCGACAAAATTTGGAACCACAACCAAAAATCACAGGATAAGAAACATGTTTTCTTTATCTGTCACTCATTCCAAATGATGGCAAGGTTTTTCGAACTGGGTGATGTGGTGCAAAGAGAGAAAAAGTCGTTCGGAATCGTCCCTTTTGCCCTTACTGAGGATGGCGATCAGGATCCTGTATTTTCGAATCTTACCGATCCGTTCTACGGTGCTGATTTTAGAGGCTGGCAGGTGATCCACCAAAACAAAGACAAATTTGATTCACTCGGTGCGAAAGTTCTGAGCATGGAACTCGAGCCCGCGGCTTTCTATATGGAACCTGCAATGATGGCAATCAGAATCTCTCCCGAAATCATCGGTACGCAGTTCCACCCCGAAGCTGATCCCCCAAGTATGTACTACCACTTCAGACAACCGGAAAGAAAAATCCAGGTGGTTGAACAGTACGGCGAGAAAGCTTATTACGACATGATTGCACACCTCGAAAATCCTGTGCAGATCAATCACACAAAGAAAACCGTGTTGCCCGGATTCTTTAAAAACGCGATTGAATCACTTCGGATTAACGCTCATTCATTAGTTTGA
- a CDS encoding alkaline phosphatase family protein: MHIFSRAFFVLLVLTGFLFAQQPYTILISFDGFRHDYMDRGITPNLWKIANNGVKALSLRPVFPSKTFPNHISIITGMYPENHGIIANTFYDPVYKETYKISDSVQVRNARWYKGEAFWETAQRNGITAASFFWPGSEVELEYRRPRYYKTYDHEFPYPERINGIIKWLQLPYAERPKFLTIYFDATDTYAHDHGPDSDSTNYAIALLDSMAGILTSELKKINLLDSTNLIFVSDHGMTSVDKSKYIDVEAILGDEKVELWNWGTYCLVQPQKDRIEEVYSRLKANENHYKVYKKRDVPDFYHFTNNPLFSDIILITDLGWEAGNTKGKKSFERWDAKGNHGYEKDVMDMHGYFVAMGPSFKQNFRTGTLWNIDIYPLLCEIYNIPVRNGIDGKAERIRFVLRKY; this comes from the coding sequence ATGCACATTTTCTCCAGAGCCTTTTTTGTACTTCTGGTTCTTACCGGCTTTCTTTTTGCGCAACAGCCTTATACAATTCTTATTTCGTTCGACGGATTCAGGCACGATTACATGGATCGCGGTATTACGCCCAATCTTTGGAAGATTGCCAACAACGGCGTTAAAGCTTTATCGCTGCGACCCGTTTTCCCTTCAAAAACCTTCCCAAACCACATCTCCATCATTACAGGAATGTATCCCGAGAATCATGGTATCATTGCAAACACATTTTACGATCCTGTTTACAAAGAAACATATAAAATTAGTGACTCGGTTCAGGTTCGAAATGCAAGATGGTATAAGGGTGAAGCTTTTTGGGAGACTGCACAAAGAAACGGAATTACAGCTGCAAGTTTTTTCTGGCCCGGTTCCGAAGTGGAGCTGGAATACAGACGACCACGATACTACAAGACATACGACCACGAATTTCCATATCCCGAACGGATTAATGGAATCATTAAATGGCTGCAATTGCCGTATGCCGAAAGACCGAAGTTCCTTACCATTTATTTTGATGCCACCGATACATACGCCCACGATCATGGACCGGACTCCGACAGCACAAACTATGCAATTGCCCTGTTGGACAGTATGGCAGGCATTCTGACAAGCGAACTTAAAAAAATAAACCTACTCGATTCAACAAACCTGATTTTTGTAAGCGACCACGGGATGACCAGCGTTGATAAATCAAAGTATATCGATGTCGAGGCAATCCTTGGTGATGAAAAGGTGGAACTTTGGAACTGGGGCACCTACTGCCTTGTCCAGCCGCAAAAAGACCGTATTGAAGAGGTTTACAGCAGACTTAAAGCGAACGAAAATCACTACAAAGTTTATAAAAAACGAGATGTACCTGATTTTTACCACTTTACAAACAACCCATTGTTCTCCGATATTATCCTCATAACAGATTTGGGATGGGAAGCCGGAAATACAAAAGGAAAAAAAAGTTTTGAACGCTGGGATGCAAAGGGCAACCACGGCTATGAAAAGGATGTGATGGATATGCACGGCTATTTTGTCGCCATGGGTCCATCGTTTAAACAAAATTTCAGAACAGGCACCCTCTGGAATATCGATATATACCCCCTCCTCTGTGAAATCTACAACATCCCGGTCAGAAACGGGATCGATGGCAAAGCAGAGAGAATCCGGTTTGTGCTGAGGAAGTACTAA
- a CDS encoding phosphodiester glycosidase family protein: MFKRYFLLFCLISLHVYTQPISFTDVTSNYTLPAGVKLILGERTTNPKLKLWYFDVDMNRTNVAIKPYFNPTGREGITSFVPRMGAIAGINGGYFDVTTGASYSALIEPGVVKAKNIAQLTRPAGTYYTTRSLFSFTDTREFSVNWIYHFGNRPIDIYTYAAPTPNTESTPAPQPVMALGNQYYEILAGIGGGPTLVKNGQKHITYTEEVFFGSGVGSTNRDPRTVVGYTTNRHVIMMVIDGRQTDSEGLSLPEAADLMISLGCVEAMNLDGGGSSQMSVGNQLVNLPVGATYQRPIPTMLAIVNPDSINLLPPLFYISKIDNVDSNIVKTGTWTVSNVGGYWGTTPSLNANAGNGETSLKWKMKIANEAKYDVYAWWVSASNRASNAPYIVKHKNGTDTVRINQSINGSQWNRIGSFTFSGDPTEGVTLSNKVDTAGKVVNADAIRIISFDSVLVSVENPEPVLPESFMLNQNYPNPFNPSTIISFSLPESADIQLSIFDIMGRELKTLYRGYKSAGAHQVEFDGTDFVSGVYFYRLTYGNQAQTRKMLLVK, from the coding sequence ATGTTTAAGCGATATTTTTTACTTTTTTGTCTGATCAGTCTTCATGTTTACACCCAGCCGATTTCGTTTACAGATGTGACTTCCAACTATACTCTTCCGGCAGGAGTAAAACTGATACTCGGTGAAAGAACCACAAACCCGAAACTGAAACTGTGGTATTTTGATGTGGATATGAACAGGACTAATGTCGCAATTAAACCCTATTTCAACCCGACAGGGAGGGAGGGAATCACCTCCTTTGTCCCCAGAATGGGGGCAATAGCAGGAATCAATGGTGGATATTTTGATGTAACCACCGGTGCTTCATACTCGGCTCTTATCGAACCCGGTGTTGTAAAAGCAAAAAACATCGCTCAGCTTACCCGACCCGCAGGTACCTACTATACAACCCGTTCCCTTTTCAGTTTCACCGACACAAGAGAATTTTCCGTTAACTGGATCTATCACTTTGGTAACAGACCCATCGATATCTACACTTATGCCGCTCCAACTCCAAATACCGAATCAACACCGGCTCCGCAACCAGTTATGGCTCTTGGAAACCAATATTATGAGATTCTCGCAGGAATTGGAGGTGGGCCCACTCTGGTTAAAAACGGACAAAAACACATTACCTACACAGAAGAAGTCTTCTTCGGATCAGGTGTCGGAAGCACAAACCGTGATCCGAGAACCGTTGTCGGTTACACAACCAACAGACATGTGATAATGATGGTGATAGACGGAAGACAGACGGACAGCGAGGGACTCTCTCTCCCTGAGGCTGCCGACCTTATGATCTCTCTCGGTTGTGTGGAAGCAATGAACCTCGACGGAGGCGGATCCTCGCAAATGTCTGTCGGTAATCAACTCGTTAATCTGCCTGTCGGAGCTACTTACCAAAGACCAATCCCGACAATGCTGGCAATCGTGAATCCTGACTCAATCAATCTGCTGCCACCTCTTTTTTATATCAGCAAAATTGACAATGTCGATTCAAATATCGTGAAGACAGGTACCTGGACCGTCTCAAATGTAGGCGGCTACTGGGGAACAACCCCCTCTCTGAATGCAAACGCAGGAAATGGTGAGACGAGCCTGAAATGGAAAATGAAAATCGCCAACGAAGCCAAATATGATGTATATGCATGGTGGGTGTCAGCTTCCAATCGTGCTTCAAACGCACCTTACATTGTGAAACACAAAAACGGTACAGATACGGTAAGAATCAACCAGTCGATCAATGGAAGTCAGTGGAACAGAATCGGTTCCTTTACCTTCTCAGGTGATCCAACCGAAGGAGTCACCCTTTCAAATAAAGTGGATACCGCCGGTAAAGTGGTTAACGCTGATGCCATCAGAATAATCTCATTCGACAGTGTACTCGTTTCCGTCGAAAACCCCGAACCTGTTCTCCCTGAATCATTCATGTTAAATCAAAATTATCCGAATCCTTTTAATCCTTCGACCATAATATCATTTTCCCTGCCGGAATCAGCAGATATCCAACTTTCCATATTCGATATTATGGGGAGAGAATTGAAAACTCTTTATCGGGGATACAAATCTGCGGGGGCACATCAGGTGGAATTTGACGGCACAGATTTTGTTTCAGGAGTCTATTTTTATCGTTTGACTTATGGAAATCAGGCACAAACCAGGAAGATGCTTCTCGTCAAATAA
- a CDS encoding DUF971 domain-containing protein, whose protein sequence is MKPSQIKIKDGKIQFTWQDNREISFPLKQFREECPCANCKGETILYTTFKPQRITIETPEMYKVAAIAPVGDYAIQIRWKDGHDTGIYSWAYIDELISRSSLDSSAE, encoded by the coding sequence ATGAAGCCCAGTCAGATTAAAATAAAAGACGGTAAGATACAATTTACATGGCAGGATAACAGGGAAATTAGTTTCCCCTTAAAGCAGTTCAGGGAAGAATGTCCCTGTGCAAATTGCAAAGGTGAGACTATCCTCTACACTACATTCAAGCCACAGAGAATAACGATCGAGACTCCCGAAATGTACAAGGTGGCAGCAATTGCCCCCGTTGGCGACTACGCCATTCAAATCAGGTGGAAAGACGGACACGATACCGGAATTTATTCATGGGCATATATCGACGAGTTAATCAGTCGTTCTTCCCTTGACAGCAGCGCAGAATAA
- a CDS encoding RNA methyltransferase yields MVTANEIKIFSSLKVKKYREEFNLFIVEGYKQVSEGLASGVKCEIVIYEHDVFHEISDIISQAMKLGVRHEAVKRAEINKMSDTINSQGIVAVFRVPVPQKTDKTASVIVYLDRIADPGNMGTILRTADWFGYREILLSPGCVDIYNPKVVRSSMGSIFRGSFHPESDERMLMTLKEAGYKIVTSQLNGKDIREFIPSPKTVIVLSNESHGVLPGLASIADGSIKIPGVPGAESLNVAVAAGIILNKFFETGNNTR; encoded by the coding sequence ATGGTCACCGCAAACGAAATAAAAATTTTTTCATCACTCAAGGTGAAAAAATACCGTGAAGAATTTAACCTGTTCATCGTGGAGGGTTACAAGCAGGTTAGTGAAGGTCTTGCTTCAGGGGTTAAATGTGAGATAGTGATTTATGAACACGACGTATTTCATGAGATTTCGGATATTATCTCTCAGGCTATGAAACTTGGTGTGAGACATGAGGCGGTAAAAAGAGCCGAGATTAACAAGATGTCTGATACAATAAACAGTCAGGGGATAGTTGCGGTTTTCCGGGTGCCGGTACCTCAAAAAACGGATAAAACGGCATCGGTAATTGTCTATCTTGACAGGATAGCGGACCCCGGGAATATGGGTACAATATTAAGAACTGCCGACTGGTTTGGATACAGGGAAATCCTTCTCTCTCCGGGATGTGTGGATATTTACAACCCGAAGGTTGTCCGGTCTTCCATGGGGTCAATTTTTAGAGGTTCGTTTCATCCCGAGAGCGACGAAAGGATGCTAATGACATTAAAGGAAGCAGGATACAAAATCGTAACCTCGCAGTTGAACGGGAAGGATATAAGGGAATTTATTCCGTCACCAAAAACTGTAATTGTGCTCTCAAATGAGAGTCATGGAGTGCTTCCCGGTCTTGCATCGATAGCCGATGGCTCAATAAAAATTCCCGGAGTGCCGGGAGCGGAATCCCTTAATGTTGCAGTTGCAGCAGGGATTATTTTGAACAAATTTTTTGAAACAGGAAACAACACACGATGA
- a CDS encoding isoaspartyl peptidase/L-asparaginase produces the protein MKISRIFLVLSTFALIALTVVFSIKGNGKSEKPKYMLVIHGGAGFVPEDIPVELRNKYIASLEKALETGEKILKAGGKSLDAVEAVVKVLEDDSLFNAGKGAVLNSDGIAQLDAAIMDGKTMMAGAVAAVEHIKNPITAARIVMEKTGHVMMTGVGAEKIAELNGLVPVGADYFYTDHNQKIWKDARSKGTVGAVALDMEGNLAAATSTGGLNNKLPGRIGDAPVIGAGTYANNNTLAISATGKGEKFIRYNVAFRISALMEYKNMSLEEACNEVINKTLEPKDGGVIAVDKSGNFVMAFNTASMFRGVAGDGINKEVKIWKTK, from the coding sequence ATGAAGATCAGTAGAATATTTTTGGTGCTCTCAACTTTTGCACTGATCGCTTTGACGGTTGTTTTCAGCATTAAAGGAAATGGAAAGTCCGAAAAACCTAAATATATGCTCGTTATCCATGGTGGAGCAGGTTTTGTGCCGGAGGATATTCCCGTGGAACTTCGAAATAAATACATCGCGAGTCTCGAGAAAGCATTGGAAACAGGAGAAAAAATACTAAAGGCCGGCGGTAAAAGTCTGGATGCAGTAGAAGCTGTAGTAAAAGTACTCGAGGATGATTCACTTTTCAATGCGGGGAAGGGAGCTGTGCTGAACAGTGACGGGATCGCCCAGCTTGATGCTGCTATCATGGATGGTAAAACAATGATGGCCGGTGCAGTTGCCGCCGTGGAACACATAAAAAATCCAATAACTGCGGCAAGAATTGTAATGGAGAAAACCGGTCATGTTATGATGACGGGAGTCGGAGCTGAGAAAATTGCCGAGCTGAACGGACTGGTTCCGGTGGGTGCAGATTATTTTTACACTGACCACAATCAGAAGATATGGAAAGATGCAAGATCAAAAGGGACTGTCGGCGCAGTAGCTCTTGATATGGAGGGAAATCTTGCAGCCGCCACATCCACAGGCGGGTTGAACAATAAACTTCCCGGCAGAATTGGTGATGCCCCCGTTATTGGTGCGGGCACTTATGCGAACAACAACACTTTAGCAATCTCGGCTACGGGAAAAGGTGAAAAATTCATCAGATATAATGTTGCTTTCAGGATTTCAGCCCTCATGGAATACAAGAATATGAGTCTTGAGGAAGCCTGCAACGAAGTGATTAACAAGACACTCGAACCAAAGGATGGCGGGGTAATTGCGGTTGACAAATCGGGTAATTTTGTGATGGCGTTTAACACCGCATCGATGTTTCGCGGTGTGGCCGGTGATGGAATAAACAAAGAGGTGAAGATATGGAAAACAAAGTAA
- a CDS encoding DinB family protein has translation MENKVTIPFPQPGDYPDYYENYLSHVDREKDILETLKEQLTTVIASLSSLSEGEQDHRYAEGKWSVKEVIGHCIDTERIFSYRALCFARGETQPLPGYNENEYTPAGRFGERSLQSLLKEFVALRESNIALFSSFSAEDVVKGGVASGHKNKVNSIIYVLAGHLQHHLMILKERYGINGVK, from the coding sequence ATGGAAAACAAAGTAACAATACCCTTTCCACAACCGGGAGATTATCCCGACTATTACGAGAACTATCTCTCACATGTCGACAGGGAAAAAGACATCCTTGAAACTCTCAAAGAACAACTGACAACTGTCATAGCCTCCCTTTCTTCACTAAGCGAGGGGGAACAGGATCACAGATACGCAGAGGGAAAGTGGTCGGTAAAAGAGGTAATCGGTCATTGCATTGATACCGAAAGGATATTCAGCTACCGGGCACTCTGTTTTGCCAGAGGCGAAACTCAGCCGTTGCCGGGGTATAATGAAAATGAATATACACCTGCGGGAAGGTTTGGAGAGAGATCACTGCAGTCACTCTTAAAAGAATTTGTTGCACTCAGGGAATCTAATATCGCTCTGTTTTCGTCATTTTCGGCAGAGGATGTTGTAAAGGGTGGTGTGGCAAGCGGTCATAAAAATAAAGTCAATTCGATCATATATGTTTTGGCAGGTCATCTTCAGCATCATTTAATGATACTGAAGGAGAGATATGGCATCAATGGAGTGAAATAA
- a CDS encoding 3-deoxy-D-manno-octulosonic acid transferase, with translation MRIAGVFNQKIRKGLEGRQDVLKKAASKVEKFDKTRITIWFHSSSLGEFEQAKPIIEKLKKQGNVNIFVTFFSPSGYDNSMKYPYADAVTYLPLDSPSNADKFVKIINPSLAIFMRYDIWPNFIFALDNNNVPAFLVDATMRSDSKRLNPFLKPFHTLLYSKFDYILTISDLDLKNFLAFNLDPKKVLKIGDTRFDRVHERAIIARERKLIREDILKGKKVIVAGSIWEEDEEVLLPAVKKLLKYHEETVVILVPHEPTLLHLEKLENEFAGNEQTIRFSFLNTYNNERVIIVDSIGILMTLYFYADIAFVGGSFKSNVHNTLEAAVYGIPVIYGPKIGNSQEAGELAQSGGGTIVRTKKEMYRKMRNFIADEELRIKTGEKSRNFVMGNTGATKIILEKISEVISLH, from the coding sequence ATGCGAATTGCAGGTGTATTTAATCAAAAAATAAGAAAAGGGCTTGAAGGGCGACAGGATGTCCTCAAAAAGGCCGCGTCAAAAGTTGAAAAATTTGACAAAACCAGGATCACGATCTGGTTTCACTCCTCTTCTCTTGGTGAATTTGAACAAGCCAAGCCGATTATCGAGAAGCTTAAAAAACAGGGCAATGTAAACATTTTTGTTACTTTTTTCTCGCCGTCGGGTTACGATAATTCGATGAAATATCCCTACGCAGATGCCGTTACATATCTCCCTCTGGATTCTCCTTCAAATGCCGATAAATTTGTAAAGATCATCAATCCATCACTTGCAATTTTTATGCGTTATGACATCTGGCCCAATTTTATCTTTGCCCTTGATAACAACAATGTGCCCGCTTTCCTCGTGGATGCAACAATGAGAAGTGACTCAAAAAGGCTGAATCCCTTCCTGAAACCGTTCCATACTTTGCTCTACAGTAAATTCGATTATATTCTCACCATCTCCGATCTGGATCTCAAAAACTTTCTCGCCTTCAATCTTGACCCTAAAAAGGTTCTGAAAATCGGCGATACACGGTTTGACAGAGTTCATGAAAGAGCAATTATTGCCCGGGAGAGGAAACTGATCAGAGAAGATATCCTGAAGGGGAAAAAAGTGATTGTGGCAGGAAGTATCTGGGAAGAAGATGAAGAAGTGCTCCTCCCGGCTGTTAAAAAACTGTTGAAATATCATGAGGAAACTGTTGTAATTCTGGTCCCCCACGAACCAACCCTCCTCCACCTCGAAAAACTGGAAAATGAATTTGCGGGGAATGAACAAACCATCCGGTTCTCTTTTCTGAACACCTATAACAATGAAAGAGTAATCATCGTCGATTCAATCGGAATCCTGATGACTCTCTACTTCTACGCCGATATAGCATTTGTGGGAGGCAGTTTTAAATCGAATGTTCACAATACTCTTGAAGCCGCTGTTTACGGCATCCCTGTGATTTACGGACCCAAAATCGGAAACTCACAAGAGGCCGGGGAACTCGCACAATCGGGTGGCGGTACAATTGTGCGAACCAAAAAAGAGATGTACCGAAAGATGCGAAATTTTATCGCAGATGAAGAACTCAGAATAAAAACCGGAGAAAAATCCCGCAACTTTGTGATGGGAAATACCGGAGCGACAAAAATTATCCTTGAAAAAATATCAGAAGTTATTTCACTCCATTGA